In the Paenibacillus sp. FSL H7-0357 genome, one interval contains:
- a CDS encoding Dabb family protein: MIKHIVFFKLKDRSPEKVEATVQVLRNMEGKIPQLLSIEVGADLIHSERSFDIALVTVVASMEDLQAYQVHPAHKEVISHINEVKELSIAVDYEI; encoded by the coding sequence ATGATTAAGCATATTGTGTTTTTTAAATTGAAAGACCGGTCCCCGGAGAAAGTCGAAGCCACAGTTCAGGTCCTACGGAACATGGAAGGCAAAATTCCGCAGCTGCTCTCCATCGAGGTTGGTGCCGATCTGATTCATTCCGAGCGTTCCTTTGATATTGCACTTGTAACAGTGGTAGCATCCATGGAAGATTTGCAGGCTTACCAGGTTCACCCGGCCCATAAGGAAGTTATTTCCCATATCAATGAGGTCAAGGAGCTTTCGATTGCAGTAGATTACGAAATCTAA